In Streptococcus parasuis, the following proteins share a genomic window:
- a CDS encoding SPJ_0845 family protein has translation MAVTYKRQDDLEKMLEEFASFENLEEIEYPDPKSKINSGKNKLKQDDK, from the coding sequence ATGGCTGTAACATATAAACGACAAGATGATTTAGAAAAAATGCTTGAAGAATTTGCTTCATTTGAAAATCTAGAAGAAATTGAGTATCCCGATCCAAAATCAAAAATAAATTCCGGAAAAAACAAGTTGAAGCAGGATGATAAATAG
- a CDS encoding DNA alkylation repair protein gives MTEINTILSQLEEASHAGTLKRYDKIGETKPYYGVPMGALSKIAKTYINQSDLFVPLWQTGILEAQYLAIQIVKNKPDQLVASDLKSSISEQVSHNVLDKFASLILSKRKDSKDWEKYLLTQDQAIFQRVGWFLHAKYFAGKTATDQEIEQTLTYINEHLQTADPLIQWTMNQCLVEIAVTYPDYLEKGRAIGQKLGVYSEMKVAKGCTSAYAPDWIEALLRKK, from the coding sequence ATGACTGAAATAAACACAATTCTGAGCCAACTCGAGGAAGCCAGCCATGCTGGAACTCTCAAACGCTATGATAAAATTGGTGAGACAAAGCCATATTATGGTGTACCAATGGGAGCCCTCTCAAAAATCGCAAAGACTTACATAAATCAATCCGATCTCTTTGTACCGCTTTGGCAAACCGGCATTCTTGAAGCTCAATATCTAGCCATTCAAATTGTCAAAAACAAGCCAGACCAACTTGTGGCTTCTGACCTAAAAAGTAGTATTAGTGAACAAGTCTCCCACAATGTTCTTGATAAATTTGCCTCCCTTATTCTTAGTAAACGCAAGGATAGCAAAGACTGGGAAAAATACTTACTCACCCAAGACCAAGCTATTTTTCAACGAGTTGGTTGGTTCCTTCATGCCAAATACTTTGCTGGAAAAACCGCTACAGACCAAGAAATTGAACAAACACTTACTTATATCAATGAACATTTACAAACTGCGGATCCACTGATCCAGTGGACCATGAACCAGTGCTTGGTAGAAATCGCAGTTACATATCCTGACTATCTGGAAAAAGGGCGGGCAATCGGACAGAAATTAGGAGTATATTCTGAAATGAAAGTTGCCAAAGGTTGTACTTCAGCCTATGCACCTGACTGGATAGAAGCTTTATTGCGGAAAAAATGA
- a CDS encoding TIGR03943 family putative permease subunit, with protein sequence MIRFLILAGYFEMTMYLYVSGKLDQYINLHYSYLAFLSMALSFILAIVQLYIWVKEIETHSHLSKKSAKFASVALLLIPLLVAWLFPTVNLDSTTVAAKGYHFPLAAENDAMTQTQEGTTVQYLKPDSSIYFTKSAYQSQMREIANHYLAEDQIIVTSENYMEVMEAIYDYPTEFSGKTVEMVGFVYNDPDNAHQQFIFRFGIIHCIADSGVYGLLSTGSDTPFSNNTWVKAKGTIRVSYHTSLKQNLPTLELQSIVQIEQPDSPYVYRVF encoded by the coding sequence ATGATTCGATTTTTAATTCTTGCAGGCTATTTTGAGATGACCATGTATCTTTATGTCTCTGGAAAATTAGACCAATATATTAACTTACACTATAGTTACTTAGCATTTCTATCTATGGCTTTGTCCTTTATATTAGCTATTGTACAATTGTATATTTGGGTGAAAGAGATAGAGACACACAGCCATTTGTCAAAGAAATCAGCCAAGTTTGCCAGTGTAGCCCTCTTATTGATACCACTTTTAGTTGCCTGGCTTTTCCCGACCGTCAACTTGGATTCAACTACTGTCGCAGCAAAAGGCTACCATTTCCCGTTAGCTGCGGAGAATGATGCGATGACTCAGACGCAAGAAGGAACGACAGTTCAGTATCTCAAACCAGACAGTTCTATTTATTTTACAAAATCTGCCTATCAGAGTCAGATGCGTGAAATTGCCAATCACTACCTCGCTGAAGATCAGATTATTGTCACTAGTGAAAATTACATGGAGGTGATGGAGGCAATCTATGACTATCCTACGGAATTTTCAGGAAAAACTGTTGAGATGGTAGGTTTTGTCTATAATGATCCTGACAATGCTCATCAACAATTCATCTTCCGCTTCGGAATTATACACTGCATTGCAGACTCAGGGGTATATGGCCTGCTCTCTACTGGTTCTGATACTCCATTTTCAAATAACACCTGGGTTAAAGCCAAAGGCACAATCAGGGTTTCTTACCATACCTCATTGAAACAAAATCTTCCAACTTTAGAATTGCAATCTATTGTCCAGATTGAACAACCAGACTCTCCATATGTTTACCGTGTTTTCTAA
- the tnpA gene encoding IS200/IS605-like element ISSsu4 family transposase gives MAQKAHSLSHTKWLCKYHIVFTPKYRRKIIYNQYRSSLGEIFRRLCSYKGVEIIEGHLMPDHVHMLVSIPPRLSVSSFMGYLKGKSALMMFDKHANLKYKFGNRHFWAEGYYVSTVGLNEATIKKYIQEQEKHDIALDKLSVKEYEDPFRDNGK, from the coding sequence ATGGCGCAAAAGGCACATAGTTTATCACATACAAAGTGGTTGTGTAAGTACCACATTGTCTTCACACCTAAGTATAGACGAAAAATCATCTATAATCAATATCGAAGTAGTTTGGGAGAAATATTCCGGCGTTTGTGTAGTTATAAGGGCGTAGAAATTATCGAAGGACATCTGATGCCGGATCATGTTCATATGTTAGTCAGTATTCCTCCGAGATTAAGTGTATCAAGCTTTATGGGTTATTTAAAAGGTAAGAGTGCTCTTATGATGTTTGATAAACACGCCAATCTCAAATATAAATTTGGCAATCGTCATTTCTGGGCAGAGGGATATTATGTAAGTACAGTTGGACTTAATGAAGCCACAATTAAGAAATATATACAAGAACAGGAAAAACATGATATAGCACTTGATAAGTTAAGTGTAAAAGAGTATGAAGATCCCTTTAGGGATAATGGCAAGTAG
- a CDS encoding permease: protein MFGFNQLPTSVLQAGAIFLSIIIEALPFVLIGALISGFIDVFITPEKVHKLLPKNRFLAILFGTFIGFIFPSCECGIVPIVNRLLEKKVPQYTAIPFLVTAPVINPIVLFATYTAFGNSMLFATYRALGAILVSVVLGIILGFFVKNPILKENKISHHQHDYSNKTSWQKVGFALIHAINEFFDTGRYLVFGCLFASLVQVYIPTAVLTTIGHNPLSAILLMMLLAFLLSLCSEADAFIAASLLSSFGFAPVMAFLVIGPMIDVKNLLMMKHYFTGKFIIGFISVITLVILGYSLLLGGMA, encoded by the coding sequence ATGTTTGGTTTTAATCAACTGCCTACCTCCGTCCTGCAGGCGGGGGCTATTTTCCTGTCTATTATCATTGAAGCCCTACCCTTTGTTTTGATTGGAGCATTGATTTCTGGTTTTATCGATGTGTTTATCACCCCTGAAAAAGTACATAAACTCCTTCCCAAAAATAGGTTTCTTGCCATTTTATTTGGCACCTTTATTGGTTTTATTTTTCCTTCCTGCGAATGTGGGATTGTTCCAATTGTCAATCGATTATTGGAGAAAAAAGTTCCCCAATATACAGCTATCCCATTTCTAGTTACTGCTCCTGTAATCAATCCCATTGTACTATTTGCAACGTATACTGCATTTGGTAATTCTATGCTTTTTGCCACGTATCGTGCCTTAGGAGCAATCCTAGTTTCCGTTGTTTTGGGGATCATTCTAGGTTTCTTTGTGAAAAATCCGATACTGAAAGAAAATAAAATAAGCCATCACCAACATGATTATTCCAATAAGACAAGCTGGCAAAAAGTCGGTTTTGCACTTATTCATGCTATTAATGAATTTTTTGATACGGGCCGCTATCTGGTTTTCGGTTGCCTTTTTGCTAGTTTGGTTCAGGTTTATATTCCAACTGCAGTACTCACGACCATTGGCCACAATCCATTATCTGCCATTCTGCTGATGATGTTACTGGCGTTTCTTCTTTCCCTTTGCTCAGAGGCAGATGCCTTCATCGCTGCATCTCTTTTATCAAGTTTTGGCTTTGCTCCGGTAATGGCCTTCTTGGTCATCGGACCAATGATTGATGTAAAAAATTTACTCATGATGAAACATTACTTTACAGGTAAATTTATTATTGGATTTATCTCGGTTATAACTCTAGTCATTCTAGGGTATAGTCTCCTACTTGGAGGTATGGCATGA
- a CDS encoding diacylglycerol kinase family lipid kinase, which produces MKKRKRARLIYNPTSGQEIMKKNVAEVLHIFEGYGYDTSAFQTTPEPDSAKNEAKRAALDGFDLIIAAGGDGTINEVVNGIAPLEKRPKMAIIPTGTTNDYARALKIPRGNPVEAAKIIGKKQTILMDIGLAKNKKNGTQQEHYFINIAAAGTLTELTYSVPSQLKTMFGYLAYVVKGAELLPRVQFTPVRVKHDQGVFEGSVSLIFVALTNSIGGFEQIVPDAKLDDGNFTLLMVKTGNLFEILHLIRQVLDGGKHIDSNLIEYIKTKSLSIENLQSTNRLMINLDGEFGGDAPVELENLANHIEFFADTDLVSDDAITLDMDQINREKMAKRFIEESDHMDETIK; this is translated from the coding sequence ATGAAAAAAAGAAAACGTGCGCGATTGATTTATAATCCGACTTCGGGTCAGGAAATTATGAAAAAAAATGTAGCAGAAGTATTGCACATTTTTGAAGGTTATGGATATGATACGTCTGCTTTTCAAACTACTCCTGAGCCAGATTCTGCAAAAAATGAAGCAAAAAGAGCCGCACTTGATGGATTTGATTTAATCATTGCTGCAGGTGGTGATGGTACTATTAATGAAGTGGTCAATGGCATTGCTCCACTTGAAAAAAGGCCTAAAATGGCTATTATTCCTACTGGAACAACAAACGACTACGCGCGTGCATTGAAAATTCCAAGAGGAAATCCAGTCGAGGCAGCAAAGATAATTGGCAAGAAGCAGACCATTTTAATGGATATTGGCTTAGCAAAAAATAAAAAAAATGGTACTCAACAAGAGCATTATTTTATAAATATTGCAGCTGCTGGAACCTTGACTGAGCTTACTTATAGCGTTCCAAGTCAGCTTAAGACGATGTTTGGCTATTTGGCATATGTGGTAAAAGGGGCCGAGTTGTTACCAAGAGTTCAATTTACACCAGTTCGAGTGAAGCATGATCAAGGGGTGTTTGAAGGATCTGTATCCTTAATTTTTGTAGCCCTTACCAACTCAATTGGAGGTTTTGAACAAATTGTTCCAGATGCAAAATTAGATGATGGCAATTTTACACTATTGATGGTTAAAACAGGCAACTTATTTGAAATTTTGCATTTAATTCGTCAGGTTTTAGATGGTGGAAAACATATCGACAGTAACTTAATTGAGTACATTAAGACTAAGAGTTTGTCAATAGAAAACCTTCAATCTACAAACAGATTGATGATTAATTTGGATGGTGAGTTTGGAGGGGATGCGCCAGTTGAACTGGAGAATTTAGCAAATCATATTGAATTCTTTGCAGACACAGACCTTGTATCAGATGATGCCATCACACTCGATATGGATCAAATCAATCGAGAAAAAATGGCTAAACGATTTATTGAAGAATCTGATCATATGGATGAAACTATTAAATAG
- the zwf gene encoding glucose-6-phosphate dehydrogenase, which yields MSSHVLFTIFGASGDLAKRKLYPSLFRLYKAGHIRENFAVIGTARRPWTKEFFEQTVIESLGDLPDTPRQAHEFASHFYYQSHDVNDTEHYVALRKLQDDLCEKYDTQHNKVFFLSMAPEFFGTIAKHLKSEQIVDGQGFERLIIEKPFGTSLATAEKLNDELAAAFNENQIYRIDHYLGKEMVQNIFAVRFANIIFEHIWNRDYIDNVQITFAESIGVEDRGGYYDHSGALKDMVQNHALQVLSLLAMDKPASFKEEDVRAEKIKVFQHLRHQTDEELKQNFIRGQYAAGSIDGKDYVSYLDEPNIADGSQTETFASGVFFVDTDRFRDVPFFFRTGKRLTEKGTRVTITFKHAEDIFGQPSEANVLTIYIQPTEGFMLSINGKEVGSHFALTPAKLNFRHNATALGNSPEAYEKLFFDVLNGDSTNFSHWEEVKASWSLIDRIIDIWSSNQVPLHTYPAGTMGPQAAFDLLDHYGCKWVWTPEVWYHERGLL from the coding sequence ATGTCATCACATGTATTGTTTACTATTTTTGGTGCTAGTGGCGACCTTGCCAAACGCAAACTCTATCCATCATTATTCCGTCTCTACAAGGCTGGACATATCAGAGAAAACTTTGCCGTTATTGGTACAGCTCGAAGACCTTGGACCAAAGAATTTTTTGAACAAACTGTTATTGAATCACTTGGAGACTTACCAGATACTCCACGCCAAGCCCATGAATTTGCCAGCCATTTCTACTATCAAAGCCATGATGTTAATGATACAGAGCATTATGTAGCATTACGTAAATTGCAGGACGACTTGTGTGAAAAATACGACACACAGCATAACAAGGTCTTCTTCCTTTCTATGGCGCCTGAATTTTTCGGTACAATTGCTAAACATCTCAAATCTGAGCAAATTGTTGACGGACAAGGTTTTGAACGCTTGATTATTGAAAAACCTTTCGGAACCAGTCTTGCCACTGCTGAGAAGCTCAATGATGAGTTGGCTGCTGCATTTAATGAAAACCAAATCTATCGTATCGACCATTACTTAGGGAAAGAAATGGTGCAAAATATCTTTGCAGTTCGGTTTGCCAATATTATTTTTGAGCATATCTGGAACCGTGATTATATCGATAATGTCCAAATTACTTTCGCTGAATCAATCGGGGTTGAGGACCGTGGTGGCTACTATGATCATTCTGGTGCATTAAAAGATATGGTACAAAATCACGCACTTCAAGTTCTGTCACTTTTAGCAATGGATAAACCAGCTAGTTTCAAAGAAGAAGATGTTCGCGCTGAGAAAATTAAGGTTTTCCAACATCTTCGCCATCAAACTGATGAAGAATTGAAACAAAACTTTATTCGTGGCCAATATGCTGCAGGTTCAATTGATGGGAAAGATTATGTCAGCTACCTAGATGAACCAAATATTGCCGATGGTTCACAGACTGAAACATTTGCTAGCGGTGTCTTTTTTGTCGACACAGACCGTTTCCGCGATGTACCATTCTTCTTCCGTACAGGTAAACGACTAACCGAGAAAGGAACTCGTGTTACAATTACCTTTAAACATGCTGAAGATATTTTTGGTCAGCCTTCTGAAGCAAACGTATTGACAATCTATATTCAGCCTACTGAAGGCTTTATGTTATCCATAAATGGAAAAGAAGTTGGTTCGCACTTTGCCCTTACTCCTGCCAAGCTCAACTTCCGTCACAATGCTACTGCTCTTGGCAATTCACCTGAAGCCTATGAAAAACTCTTTTTCGATGTCTTAAATGGCGATTCCACTAATTTTAGCCATTGGGAAGAAGTAAAAGCAAGTTGGAGTTTGATTGACCGGATCATCGATATTTGGTCAAGTAATCAAGTTCCATTGCATACCTATCCTGCTGGTACAATGGGGCCACAGGCCGCCTTTGATTTACTAGATCACTACGGATGCAAGTGGGTCTGGACACCTGAAGTGTGGTATCATGAGCGTGGACTCCTATAA
- the ligA gene encoding NAD-dependent DNA ligase LigA, producing METRIAELVSLLNQYAKEYYQLDRPSVSDAEYDQLYRELVELETAHPELILPDSPTHRVGGKVLDGFEKYSHVYPLFSLQDAFSRAELETFDQRVRKEFPQASYICELKIDGLSISLTYEAGKLVVGATRGDGSIGENITENLKRVADIPLTLPEAIDITVRGECYMPKASFARVNKQREEAGEAEFANPRNAAAGTLRQLDTSVVAQRGLATFLYQEASPSDVVSQSEVLHKLDTLGFTTNHDYHLANTIDDVWEFIEKMAERRDDLPYEIDGIVIKVNDLAAQEELGFTVKAPRWAVAYKFPAEEKEAEILSVDWTVGRTGVVTPTANLSPVQLAGTTVSRATLHNVDYIAEKDIRIGDTVIVYKAGDIIPAVLKVVDKYRTIQEPMPIPTICPSCAGILQHYEDEVALRCINPLCPSQLMSKLEHFASRDAMNIAGLGTSIVEKLFLSQLVHDVADIYQLTVTDLLTLDGFKEKSAEKLYQAIQSSKTNSAERLLFGLGIRHVGSKASKILLEKFGDLESLAKADQDTIASLEGLGQVIAKSITTYFASQGAQQLLDELKEVGVNLAYLGQVADENAALSGMTVVLTGKLERMKRNEAKAKLESLGANVAGSVSKKTNLVVAGTDAGSKLVKAQELGIEIKDEAWLENL from the coding sequence ATGGAAACAAGAATAGCAGAATTAGTTAGCTTGCTGAATCAGTATGCTAAAGAATATTATCAATTGGATAGACCAAGTGTATCGGATGCCGAATACGACCAGCTCTATCGTGAGTTAGTTGAGCTTGAAACAGCACATCCAGAACTGATTTTACCAGATAGCCCAACCCATCGAGTGGGTGGGAAAGTTTTAGATGGTTTTGAGAAATATAGCCATGTTTATCCTCTTTTTAGTCTGCAGGATGCTTTTTCGCGTGCAGAATTAGAAACATTTGATCAGCGTGTACGCAAGGAATTTCCACAGGCAAGTTATATTTGTGAGCTGAAGATTGATGGTCTTTCCATCTCCCTTACCTATGAAGCTGGAAAACTTGTTGTTGGAGCTACACGCGGGGATGGTAGTATTGGTGAAAATATTACTGAGAATTTAAAACGTGTAGCTGATATTCCTTTGACCTTGCCCGAGGCGATTGATATTACCGTTCGAGGGGAATGTTATATGCCCAAAGCTTCTTTTGCTCGTGTTAACAAACAACGTGAAGAGGCTGGAGAAGCTGAGTTTGCTAACCCTAGAAATGCCGCTGCAGGAACCCTCCGTCAATTAGATACATCTGTCGTTGCTCAACGTGGACTTGCTACCTTCCTTTACCAAGAGGCGAGTCCATCTGATGTAGTCAGTCAATCAGAGGTTCTTCATAAGCTAGATACTCTTGGTTTTACGACAAATCACGATTATCATTTGGCAAATACCATTGATGATGTGTGGGAGTTTATTGAAAAAATGGCAGAGCGCCGAGATGATCTCCCCTATGAGATTGATGGCATAGTCATTAAAGTAAATGATTTAGCTGCACAAGAAGAGTTGGGTTTTACGGTCAAGGCACCACGATGGGCTGTTGCCTATAAATTCCCAGCCGAGGAAAAGGAAGCTGAAATCTTGTCGGTTGATTGGACTGTTGGTCGTACGGGTGTCGTAACTCCAACTGCAAACCTAAGTCCTGTTCAACTGGCAGGAACGACGGTCAGTCGAGCGACCTTGCACAACGTAGACTATATCGCCGAAAAAGATATTCGTATTGGTGATACAGTTATTGTATATAAAGCAGGAGACATTATTCCAGCAGTGCTGAAAGTGGTGGATAAGTATCGTACCATTCAAGAACCGATGCCTATCCCAACTATCTGTCCAAGTTGTGCTGGTATCCTACAACATTATGAAGATGAAGTTGCCCTGCGCTGTATCAATCCTTTGTGTCCTAGTCAGTTGATGAGTAAGTTGGAACATTTTGCTAGTCGTGATGCCATGAATATTGCAGGATTGGGAACGTCTATCGTTGAAAAATTGTTCTTGTCACAATTAGTTCATGATGTTGCAGATATTTATCAATTAACAGTCACAGATTTACTCACTCTAGATGGGTTTAAGGAAAAATCAGCTGAAAAATTATATCAAGCAATCCAAAGTTCCAAAACAAATTCAGCCGAGCGTCTCTTGTTTGGTTTGGGAATTCGTCATGTTGGTAGCAAAGCAAGTAAAATATTATTGGAAAAATTTGGTGATTTAGAATCGTTAGCAAAAGCTGATCAAGATACTATTGCCTCGTTAGAAGGATTAGGACAAGTCATTGCAAAGTCAATTACAACTTATTTTGCTAGCCAAGGAGCTCAACAACTTTTAGACGAACTTAAGGAAGTTGGGGTAAACTTAGCTTATCTTGGACAGGTAGCGGATGAAAATGCTGCCTTATCCGGTATGACAGTTGTATTAACGGGCAAATTGGAAAGAATGAAACGCAATGAGGCTAAGGCTAAATTAGAATCCTTAGGAGCGAATGTAGCTGGCTCAGTTTCTAAGAAAACAAATCTTGTTGTCGCAGGAACGGATGCTGGTAGTAAATTGGTCAAGGCACAAGAACTTGGGATTGAAATAAAAGATGAGGCTTGGCTAGAAAACCTTTAA